CCCTCGAGGTCGTGCCCGGCGGGGGCGTCCGACCAGTTGCCGCCGATGCCGGGCGGGCCCTGGCCACCGACGACCTTGTTCTTCCGGTCGACGACGAAGACGCCGCGGTCGGTGACGTTGCCGTCGACGCGCGCTGCGCCCTCCAGGTCCTGCAGATCCTTGAGCACCGACGCCGGCACGGTGCGAGTCGACGGGCCGTTGCGCAGGTCGCCAGCACCCTCCGGCCGGACGACGACATCGCCGACGGTCGACGCGAACAGTGCCGTGAAGCTTCGGCCCAGGGTGTCGCTGAAGACGAGAGACCCGGCCACGAACGCAACTCCCAGCACGATCGCGAACGTACTGAGAAACAGCCGGACCTTGCGGCCCAGCAGGCTCTTGAGGGCGGCGCGGAGCATCAGCCGGCCACCGGTGCGCTCATGGTGGCCATGACCTCCAGCACCGACTCGCGATCGGGGTCGCGCAGCTCGTCGACCACACGACCGTCGGCGAGGAACACCACCCGATCCGTGTACGCCGCGGCGACCGGGTCGTGGCTCACCATCACGATCGTCTGGCCGTGGTCGTCGACACTGCTGCGGAGCAGCTCGAGCACCTCGGCACCCGAGCGGGAGTCGAGGTTCCCGGTCGGCTCGTCGGCGAAGACGATGCGCGGACGGCTCACCAGCGCCCGCGCGATCGCCACCCGCTGCTGCTGGCCGCCGGAGAGCTCATTGGGCTTGTGGCTGAGCCGGTCACCCAGCCCGACAGTCGCAATGACGGAGTCGAACCACTCAGGGTCGGGCTTGCGGCGCGCGATGGCCAGCGGCAGCACGATGTTCTCGCGCGCGGTCAGGGTCGGCACCAGGTTGAACGACTGGAACACGAAGCCGATCTCGTCGCGACGCAGCCGGGTCAGCGCCTTGTCCTTGAGCCGGGTGAGCTCCTGTTCGCCGATGAAGACCTGCCCCGACGTGCCGGTGTCGAGGGCCGCACAGCAGTGCATCAGCGTCGACTTGCCCGACCCGCTCGGTCCCATGATCGCGGTGAACTCCCCCGCCACGAGGTCGAGCGTCACGTCGTCGAGCGCACGCACCTGGGCCTGGCCGGTGCCATAGGTCTTGGTGAGTTTGCGGACCCGCGCGGCGGGCGTGTGCTCGGTCATGGTCCCAGCCTCCCGCGCCACGCCAACCAGGCGCCATGGGGACTCCCCCGGATCCCTCCCGGGGAAACCCCCGAGGATCCATGCGTCCGAACAGGTGTTCGATATCATGGAGTCGTGGACTTCCAGGGCACGCTCTTCGACGAGGCGCCGGCCACTGACGTCGCCGGGCTGCCGACGCTGGCACCCGAGCGCACGCTCTTGTCCAGAGGAGCCTGGGTCGACGTCCAGCGCAACTGGCTGCCCGGTGCCGATGCCGTGTTCGAGGCGCTGGTGCGTGACGTGCCGTGGCGCGCCGAGCGCCGCCAGATGTACGACCGCGTCGTCGACGTGCCCCGTCTGGTGCACACGTACGCCGCCGACGAGGCCCTGCCGCACCGGCTGCTCGTCGACGCGCGCGGGGCCCTGTCGGCGCACTACCTGCCCGAGCTCGGCGAGCCGTTCGTCACCGCCGGCTGCTGCTACTACCGCGACGGCCGCGACTCGGTTGCCTGGCACGGCGACACCATCGGCCGAGGCAGGACGCAGGACACCATGGTCGCGATCGTCTCGGTCGGCGACCCACGCCGGCTGCTGCTCCGCCCCCGCGGTGGCGGCGAGTCCGTCGCCGTCGCCATGGGCCACGGGGACCTGCTCGTGATGGGCGGTTCGTGCCAGCGCACCTGGGAGCACGCCGTACCCAAGACGGCGCATGCCGGCCCGCGGCTGTCGGTGCAGTTCCGGCCGCAGGGCGTGTTCTGACGGTCAGAGCTGCACGCTGGGCGGCTCAGCTCGCGTACGCGTCCTGGTAGAGCTTGTCGAGGTCCTCGGAGTACGGCGCGCTGAACCCGCAGAGCGTCACGGTGTCCTGGAAGGCCGTGACGAGGTAGCGACCGCCGACCTGGAAGTCGACCGCGACCAGCAGCTCCTGGAGCTGCTTGCTCGGCGCCGTCACCGTGACCGTCTCGGTGGGGGTGCCCTTGAACCATGTGGTGGGCGCGAGCGTGACCTGGTCACCCTCGATCGAGGTGACGGAGCCGTCGAAGGCGAGCGTGTTGCCGCGGAGCACCCGCACGTTGGGGACCATGCACTTGGCCTCGACCGCGTCGCCCGTGACCAGCGCGGTCGTGGAGCCGGGCTCGGCAACCGGCTGTGCCGGCGCCTGGCTGGTGGGCTCCTGGGCCGTGGGGGACTGCACGTCGTCGTCACTACGCAGCGCTGCGAAGGATACGCCCGCAATGACGACGACGGCAGCGGCTGCCGCGACCCAGACGAGGGGGCTGCGGCGCCGCGTCGTCTCGGGTCGGAGTTCGGGGGTGTGGTTGCTCATGGCGTCCTCCAGGAGTCGGGCCACCTGCTCGGGGGGCGCGGGCGTCAGTCGGGCGGCCGGGTCGATCGCGCTCAGGCTGCGGCGCAGCTCCTCGTCGTCGTAGCCGTAGTCGTTCACGATGGCCTCCCTATGCCCCTTCATGTCCGGCACCGGTGCCGGTCTTTCGCAGGTCCTCGAGCAGCTTTCCCTTGGCCCGGTGCAGGCGGATGCTCACGGCGTTGGCGGTGAGGTCGAGCACGGCGCCGATCTCGGCGGGCGTCAGCTGCTCCCACGCCCACAGCCGGACCAGCTCACGGTCCCGGTCGGGCAGCCGGTCGAGCGCCTCGGCCAGCCGGACGTCGGTGCCGACCGGGTGCGGTTCGACGGGCTGCCCGGCCACCTTCGCGGCCACCCGCGTCTGCCGTCGGCGGCTGCGCTCGGCGTTCTGAAGGCAGCCCCGCGCCACGCCGTACGCCCAGGGCAGTGGGTTGTCGGGCACCTCGTCGAAGCGCCGCCACAGCACCAGCAGGGTGTCGGAGAGGACGTCGTCGGCGGTGTCTGAGTCGGTACGACGCACGAGGAACCGGCGCAGCGGCTCGATCACCTCGCGTGCCAGCGTCTCGAACCGCTCCTCCCGTGTCACCCCTCCAACGTAGCGAGCCGGCGTCGTCAGCGGCCCGGCCGGGGCAGCGGCCCGAAGTCCTCGCGGCAGGCGTCACCCGAGCACGACGACAACAGGTTGGTACGCCGGAACAGCTCGCGGCGCACCCGCGCGTACTTCTTCACGGCCGCCAGGTTGCGAAGTTCGTAGGGGTCCCGGGCGTGGTCGTAGAGCTCGACGAAGCCGGTGCGGTTCCAGCGGACGAACGTGTAACGGCCGGTGTGGACACCCCGGAACGTCCAGTCGATCGTGCCACGCCGGTGGAACGGGCCGGCCTGGATGAGCGAGGTGCGAGCCAGAGGCGCGCCGGCGCGTGCCGCCCCCAGCACCGACACGCCGTCCATCGGGCGCCCCGGCGTCGCACCGGAGATCTCCACCAGCGTGGGCGCGAGGTCGACCGTCGAAGCGATGTTGGACCGCACGACACCCGGCGGGATGCCCGGGCCACGCACGAGCAGCGGCACCCGCAGCGACTCGCGGTAGGCCAGCAGCTTGCCGGTGTAGCGGTGCTCGCCCAGCAGGTAGCCGTTGTCGCTGGTGAAGATCAGGTAGGTGTTGTCGAGCTCGCCGGCGGCGCGCAGCGCCTCGACGGTGGCAGCGACCCCCTCGTCGACCGAGGCCAGCGACCGGATGCGCTGGGTGAAGAGGCGCTGCAGGGTCGCGGCGCGCTTGCGCTTCTCCTTGCGGATGAGGATCGGCTTGTCCGAGACGTCCTGCTCGTTGTATGACGGCTTGTCGAGCGACGGCAGCCGCGAACCGGGATACAGGCCGGCGTGCCGGGTTGCCGGCGTCGGCGGGGCGGCGCACGTGTCGAGGGGCAGGTTGTCGGTGCACTGGCCGTGGGGGGCGACGTACGACGACCAGATGAAGAACGGGTCCTGGTCGCCGGCGTACTCGCCGATCAGGTCGACCGTGCGGTTGGTGACGAAGTCGTTGCTGTGCAGGTCGTCGTGGTGCTCGACCAGCGCGCCGTCGTCGTACACGGTGTAGTCGAAGGCCTGGTAGGTGCCGTGGGTGAACGGCGCCCAGTGGTCCCAGCCGGCCTGGATGCCGTCGCGCTCGGAGTAGAGGTTGAGGTACTTGCCGACGAACCCGGTGGCGTAGCCCGCGTCGTGCAGCCAGCTCGCGACACTGTTGCCCGGCTCCTTGAGCGCCCCGAACCCGCCATGCGGGCCGGAGTTGCTGCGTACGCCGTTGTTCTGCGCGTACTGACCGGTGACCATCTCGGCGCGGGCCGGGCAGCACAGCGGATGTGGCGAGATCGCCTGGCCGAACGTCGCCCCGCCACCACCGAGTGCCGCTCGGGTCTGCGGCATCCAGTAGAGATCCTCGAGCGTCTGGTCGTCGGTGGTGATCAGCACGATGTTGGGCCGGTCGCCCGGCGCCTGCGCCTGCGCGGCCACCCGCGGCGTTGCCGGCACAGCCGCGATGGCGGCAGCCAGGGCCACGAGGGCGACGGCGAAGCGGGCAGTTCCACGAGATGTCTTCATCGGCCGGGTCACGGTACCTGTGACGCAGCTCCGATCCGGGAAGTTGCCCCGACACGCAACAAGGCCCCCGCTCCGAGCGGGGGCCTTGCTGTCTCGCACGTTGGAGCCAGGCGGTCTCAAAACCACATGTGGCTGGTCTCGAGACGGGTTGCGCACTCCCTCGCTTCGCTCGGGACTACGCCAACCCTCCTCGACCTGATCGCCTTGTCAGCCCTTCGCTGCGCTCAGGGCTGGGCGATCAGAAGTCCATGCCGCCCATGCCACCGGACGGGTCGCCCATCGGGGCGGCCTTCTCCGGCTTGTCGGCCACGACGGCCTCGGTGGTGAGGAACAACGCAGCGATCGAGGCGGCGTTCTGCAGAGCAGAGCGGGTCACCTTGACCGGGTCGTTGATGCCCTCGGCCAGCATGTCGACGTACTCGCCGGTGGCCGCGTTGAGGCCGTGACCGGGCTTGAGGTTGCGCACCTTCTCGGCCACGACGCCGCCCTCGAGGCCGGCGTTGATCGCGATCTGCTTGAGCGGGGCCTCGGTCGCGTAGCGAACGATGTTGGCACCCGTCGCCTCGTCGCCCGTCAGGTCCAGCTTGTCGAACGCGGTGGCCGCAGCCTGCACGAGTGCCACGCCGCCACCGGCGACGATGCCCTCTTCGACAGCCGCCTTGGCGTTGCGCACGGCGTCCTCGATGCGGTGCTTGCGCTCCTTGAGCTCGACCTCGGTGGCCGCGCCGACCTTGATGACCGCAACGCCGCCGGCCAGCTTGGCCAGGCGCTCCTGCAGCTTCTCGCGGTCGTAGTCGGAGTCCGACTTCTCGATCTCGGCACGGATCTGGTTGACCCGGCCCTCGATCTGGCCGGTGTCGCCGGCACCTTCGACGATGGTGGTCTCGTCCTTGGTGATGACGACCTTGCGGGCCTGGCCGAGGAGCTCGACGCCGGCGTTCTCGAGCTTGAGGCCGACCTCCTCGGAGATGACCTGGCCACCGGTCAGGATCGCGATGTCCTGGAGCATGGCCTTGCGGCGGTCACCGAAGCCCGGAGCCTTGACGGCGACGGACTTGAAGGTGCCACGGATCTTGTTGACCACCAGGGTCGACAGCGCCTCGCCGTCGACGTCCTCAGCGATGATCACCAGCGGCTTGCCCGACTGCATGATCTTCTCGAGCAGCGGCAGCAGGTCCTTGACGTTGCTGACCTTGGAGTTGGCGATGAGGACGTAGGGGTCCTCCAGCACGGTCTCCATGCGCTCGGGGTCGGTGACGAAGTAGGCCGAGATGTAGCCCTTGTCGAACCGCATGCCCTCGGTCAGCTCGAGGTCGATGCCGAACGTGTTCGACTCCTCGACCGTGATGACGCCTTCCTTGCCGACCTTGTCCATCGCCTCGGCGATGACGTCACCGACGGTGCTGTCACCTGCGGAGATCGACGCCGTGGCGGCGATCTGCTCGCGGGTCTCGATCTCGGTCGACATGGCGAGCAGCTGCTCGGTCACGGCGGCGACAGCGGCCTCGATGCCGCGCTTGAGACCCATCGGGTTGGCGCCGGCCGCGACGTTGCGCAGACCCTCGCGAACCATCGCCTGGGCGAGGACCGTGGCGGTCGTCGTACCGTCACCGGCGACGTCGTCGGTCTTCTTGGCGACTTCCTTGACGAGCTCGGCACCGATCTTCTCGAACGGGTCCTCGAGCTCAATTTCCTTGGCGATGCTCACACCATCGTTGGTGATGGTGGGCGCGCCCCACTTCTTCTCGAGCACGACATTGCGGCCCTTGGGACCGAGCGTGACCTTGACGGCGTCCGCGAGCGTGTTCATGCCACGCTCGAGGCCGCGTCGGGCCTCCTCGTTGAAAGCAATCAGCTTCGACATAACCCTTGTGATTCCTTCAGAGTCTGGGGGTGTACGGCGCCTGGTGGGCTGCCCGCGACGGACGGACCTCGACCCTCCGACGGACCCTTCCCGCCGGGCTGGAGGACCTCAACGTCACCAGTGCCGTGTTGTCACTCTCATGGCGAGAGTGCCAGCGTCATGTTTAGCACTCGAAGGGGGCGAGTGCAAACGAATCGCGGCCTTCCGGACCCCGGTCAGCGCGCGGCCAGCCAGGTCTCGAAGTCGGGTCCGTCGAGTACGGCGTCGCCCCGGGGCACGAGGGCGCCGGCCCGGATGAGCTTCTCGGCCCGCCCGGGCAGCCACAGCGGCACGGAGATGTAGCGCTTGCCGGCGGCCCGGACGTGGCGGCGTACCTGCCGGATCAGGGTGTCGGGCCGCGGCCCCGCGAGGTTGACCGTGCCGTCCTCGTCGCCGTGCGCGAGCCGGACCAGGTGCGCGGCAACGGTCTCGATCGCCACGGTCTGCACGGGCTGGATCGGCACCCCGACGACCGGGCCCTTGCGTGTCCACTGCATCAGCTGGCCGCCGAAGTCGTGGAACTGCGTGGCCCGCAGGATCGTCGACGGCACGTCGCCACGGCGAGCCGCCTCCTCCTGCGCGAGCTTGGCGGCGAAGTAGCCCCGCCCCTCCAGCCCGTCGATGCCGTAGATCGACAGCGTGACGATGCGACGCACTCCGGCACGGGCACCCGCGGTCTGCAGGTTGCCGGCCACGCTCGTGAAGAACGCAGAGGCCACATCGCGATCCATCGAGGACACATTGGCGGCGTCGATCACGACCTCCACCCCGGCCAGTCCCTCGTCGAGCCCAGCTCCGGTGACGGCGTCGACGCCGGTCGCCCGGCTCAGCACCACGACTTCGTCCCCGGCGGCCTCGAGTGCTGCGACCGCGTGACGACCGGCAAGCCCGGCCCCTCCGATGACGGCGACCTTCATGACGACTCCTCGCATACGTGGATAATTGGTATCCACGTTATACCAGAGAACTCGGACATCCCGTAACCTCGTTTCCATGCGTATCAGCGAAGGAGTCGAGTGGGCCGCTCACTGTGCCGTCGTCCTCGCCCAGCTCCCCGACGGCCTGGCCCTCAACGCCGGGGTGCTGGCGGAGTTCCACGGGGTGCCGAAGCCCTACCTCGCCAAGTCGCTGCAGGCGTTGTCGCGGGCCGGCATCGTGGCGTCGAGCCAGGGCCGCAACGGCGGCTATTCGCTGGCCCGGCCCGCAGGCGAGGTCACCCTGCTCGACATCGTGCTCGCCGTCGACGGCGGTCAGGCGGCCTTCCGGTGCACCGAGATCCGCCAGCGCGCGCCGCACCCGGCACCGCGGAAGTGCTTCCGCAGCTCGTGCGCGATCGCAGCCGGCATGTGGCGGGCCGAGCAGGCGTGGCGCGACGAGCTGGCCACGGTCAGGCTCGACGCACTCGCGTCCGGGGTGGCCGAGATCGTGCCCGACGACGTGATGGCCCAGAACGCCGGCTGGCTCGCCGCACGGATCGGTCGTGCCTGAGTCAGCCCAGTCGGGCGGCCACCAGGTCGGCGAACACCTCCGCGTTGGCCGGGAGCACGTCGAGGTAGAGCCCCGGCTCGGTGACCTCGAGCTCGCTGACGCACCAGTTCCCGTCGTACTTGAGCAGGTCGACGCGGCCGTAGTCGAGCGGCCGGCCGGTGAACTCGGCGGCGGCACGCAGCGCCTCGAGGGCCAGCACCGACTCCGGGCCCGACATCGCGACCTCCGTGGTGCGGCCGCCGAACTGCTCGTGCACGCGGATCTCGCCCGCGCCGGGCACCTTGTTGACCATCGACACGGCCTCTCCGCCGATCACGAACACCGAGGTCTCGCCGTCGGTGTGGATCGTGGTGACAAGTGGCTGGGCCAGGACCGGGGCGTCGGGCAGGGCGATCGCGTTGCCGCGTCGTACGACGGTCACCCCGATGCCGCCGGCACCCACCCGCGGCTTCACGACCACGTCACCGAACTCGGCGACCGTGGCCTCGAGCTCGGCGGCGGAGACCACGAGCCGCGTGGGTACGACGGGCACGTCACCGAGCCGGGCGAGGTAGCCCTTGTCGAGGTTCCACTGGAAGACGTCGGCGCCGTTGAGCACCGTCGTCGTCGCTTCGACCGAGTGAACCCAGGCCAGGAACTCCTCGGATCGGGTCATGTAGTCCCAGGTCGACCGCACGGCGACGAGGTCGGCGCCGACCCAGTCGACCGACGCGTCGTCCCACACGGCCCAGCGGGCGTCGATGCCGCGAGCGATCAGGGCCTTGTCGAGCGTCTCGTGGCCGGGCTCTCCCGCGGGCCAGTCGCGACTGGTGGCGAGGAGTACTGAGTTCACTCGTAGCGCTCCTTCAAGACGTCCAGCTTGTTGGTGCCCTCCACGTTGTCGCCCTTCTCGACGACCACGAGGTTGTGGTAGCAGTGCACCGACCTGACCCAGCGGTCCGTGTACGACGGCTCGTGCTGGTCGACGTACTCCTCGAAGTTGAGGCCGTCGACGAGGTCCTTGACGAGGTCCATCGACGTGCCGCGCGCCCGGGGGTCGGCCTGCCCGCCCCACTCGGGCCAGTACGACGTCTGGGTGTCCTCGATCGCGTAGACACCGTCGTCGGGCAGCAGCGGGAACAGCACGCCGAAGCTCGCCCGCACGTGGTCGGGGACGTGTGACCCGTCGTCGATGACGACCAACGGCTGGTGCTCCTCCATCAGCGAGGTGAGCAGCGCCTCGTCGGTCTGATCCCCTTGTACGACGGTGATCCGGCCGCCGCTCAGCGCCGTCTTGTCCTCGATGTCGAGGCCGATGACGTGGGCCTTCGGGAAGAACCACTTCCACATCTTGAGGGAAGCGCCACCCATGCTGCGGGCGTAACCGCCGACACCGAGCTCGAGCAGCGTGAACTCCTCGCCGCGCAGGTGCTCGAGGTGCCGCTGGTAGTGCGGGGTGTAGCGGTGCACGCCCCACTTGTCGGTGCCGAACTCCACCGCGAGCTCGGTGAGGTCCATGGCGAGCAGCCGGCGTCGTCGTTCCTTCGGGTCCTCGGGCATCCGGTCAGACTAGAACGCCGGAGCATGGTGCCCGAAGGGCAGGTCTTCGGCATGTCCGAGCGCGCGGAGCACCGACGGCAACATCGCCTTGGCCGTACGCCGGTAGCCGGCCGCGCTGGGATGGAACCGGTCGAGGCTGAACATCTCGTCGGGGTTGGTGATGAAGAACGGGCCGACGACATGGGCCAGCGAGACGACGTACGCACCGCGTTCGAGAGCCACCTCGCGCTGGGCGTTGGCGAGCTGACGGCTGGCCCGCGAGCCCAGGCTGCGCAGGGGCTGCGGCACCGGGCGGAGTGCGCCGAGGTCGGGGCAGGTGCCCACCACGACACGGGATCCGAGCTCGTGCAGCCGGTCGACGGCCTCGGCGAGATGGCGCACCGACTCGGCCACCGGGACCCGGTGGGTGACGTCGTTGCCACCGACCACGATGACGGCCGCGTCGGGCCGGTACCCGTCGGGCAGCGCGTCGAGCTGTTCGGCGAGCACGCTCGACTCGGAGCCCACGCGGGCCGCCGTACGCAGGCGGACGGAGGTGTCGGTGGCCTTGCCCAGACCCTTGGCGAGCCGGGCGCCGAGGGTGTCCTTGGCGCGCTCGGCACCAAGCCCTGCGGCGATGGAGTCGCCGAGCATCAGCAGGTCGAGGCGCCCCGGCTGGCTCTTGCGGTAGGTCTTGTCGGCTTCGGGAGCCTCGTGCCCGAGCGGGTCGCCGATGAGGCCGCGCGCGATCGCCGCCTGCCGCTGGAGGAACTGCCGCGCGCCGACGCTGCTGGTGGCCACGACACCGGCCGAGGCCAGCACCCCGACGGTCCATCGTTCGCGAGCCCGCATGCGCCGAGTAGAACCAACCCGCCTGAACACGCGGTCAACCCGACATGTCGGGCGGCCGAACGCAGCCGCTCAGTCGGCCAGCTCGGGCGGGAAACCGCCGGTGGCGACCGGACCCCACCGCTCGATGGTGAGCCGGACGAGCGACTTGTCCTGGTCGCGCATCGCCTGGCGGTACTCGTCCCAGTCGGGGTGGTCCCCGGAGATGCTGCGAAAGTAGTCGACCAGCGGCTCGACCGCGTCGGGCATGTCGATGACCTCGGCGACGCCGTCGATCTGCACCCATGGCCCGTTCCACTCGTCGCTGTGGATCAGCGCACTGGCGGCAGAGCTGCGGCGCAGGTTCGTCACCTTGGCGCGGGACGGGTACGTCGCCACGACGAGCCGGCCCTGCTCGTCGACGCCGCACGAGACGGGTGAGAGCTGCGGGCGGCCGTCGCGCCGGGTGGTCACCAGGGTGGCCCGGTGGCGTGGCCGGATGAAGTCCAGCAGTGCGTCTCGGTCGACCTTGTCGTTGGTTGCGATGGTGCGTGCCATGCCTCCACTGTGCCGGACGGGCGATGATCTGAGTACGCACGCGGATTCGGCAGACCGGGTCCCGGGCCGAAGATCCGCACATGACCACTCCCGTCTCTCCCCAGCGCCTGGCCTGGCTCACCGACGAGGTCGGTGCCTGGCAGTCCTCCGGACTCGTCGATGACGACACGGCGACCCGCATCCTCGGCAGCTATGCCGCCTCCCGCCGCTTCTCGCTGGCCCGCCTCCTGCTCGGGGTCGGCGGCACCTTCGTCGGCGTCGGCCTGATCTGGCTGGTCGCAGCCAACCTCGACGAGCTCGCCCCCATCGCGCGCTTCGTCGTCGTGGCCGTGCTCTGGCTGGCGCTCCTCGCCGGCGGCGAGCTGCTGGCCGGTCGCGGTCCGGCGCTCCTCGCCGGCGCCGTACGACTCGTCGCTGCACTCACCTCCGGCGCTGTCATCTTCCAGGCCGCGCAGAGCCTCCAGGTGCCGGCGTACGAGCCGCGGCTGATCGGCCTCTGGGGCGTAGCCGCACTCGTCCACGCCTACGCGACCCGGGCTCGCGGCCCGCTGCTGGTCGGCATGTCGGCGCTGTCCGGCTGGGTGCTGTGGCAAGGGCTCTTCGATGACGCGACGTTCCTC
This is a stretch of genomic DNA from Nocardioides sp. InS609-2. It encodes these proteins:
- a CDS encoding alpha-ketoglutarate-dependent dioxygenase AlkB, which gives rise to MDFQGTLFDEAPATDVAGLPTLAPERTLLSRGAWVDVQRNWLPGADAVFEALVRDVPWRAERRQMYDRVVDVPRLVHTYAADEALPHRLLVDARGALSAHYLPELGEPFVTAGCCYYRDGRDSVAWHGDTIGRGRTQDTMVAIVSVGDPRRLLLRPRGGGESVAVAMGHGDLLVMGGSCQRTWEHAVPKTAHAGPRLSVQFRPQGVF
- a CDS encoding 3-beta hydroxysteroid dehydrogenase, with the translated sequence MKVAVIGGAGLAGRHAVAALEAAGDEVVVLSRATGVDAVTGAGLDEGLAGVEVVIDAANVSSMDRDVASAFFTSVAGNLQTAGARAGVRRIVTLSIYGIDGLEGRGYFAAKLAQEEAARRGDVPSTILRATQFHDFGGQLMQWTRKGPVVGVPIQPVQTVAIETVAAHLVRLAHGDEDGTVNLAGPRPDTLIRQVRRHVRAAGKRYISVPLWLPGRAEKLIRAGALVPRGDAVLDGPDFETWLAAR
- a CDS encoding ABC transporter ATP-binding protein, which gives rise to MTEHTPAARVRKLTKTYGTGQAQVRALDDVTLDLVAGEFTAIMGPSGSGKSTLMHCCAALDTGTSGQVFIGEQELTRLKDKALTRLRRDEIGFVFQSFNLVPTLTARENIVLPLAIARRKPDPEWFDSVIATVGLGDRLSHKPNELSGGQQQRVAIARALVSRPRIVFADEPTGNLDSRSGAEVLELLRSSVDDHGQTIVMVSHDPVAAAYTDRVVFLADGRVVDELRDPDRESVLEVMATMSAPVAG
- a CDS encoding Rrf2 family transcriptional regulator, producing the protein MRISEGVEWAAHCAVVLAQLPDGLALNAGVLAEFHGVPKPYLAKSLQALSRAGIVASSQGRNGGYSLARPAGEVTLLDIVLAVDGGQAAFRCTEIRQRAPHPAPRKCFRSSCAIAAGMWRAEQAWRDELATVRLDALASGVAEIVPDDVMAQNAGWLAARIGRA
- a CDS encoding sigma-70 family RNA polymerase sigma factor, producing the protein MTREERFETLAREVIEPLRRFLVRRTDSDTADDVLSDTLLVLWRRFDEVPDNPLPWAYGVARGCLQNAERSRRRQTRVAAKVAGQPVEPHPVGTDVRLAEALDRLPDRDRELVRLWAWEQLTPAEIGAVLDLTANAVSIRLHRAKGKLLEDLRKTGTGAGHEGA
- a CDS encoding SGNH/GDSL hydrolase family protein, producing the protein MRARERWTVGVLASAGVVATSSVGARQFLQRQAAIARGLIGDPLGHEAPEADKTYRKSQPGRLDLLMLGDSIAAGLGAERAKDTLGARLAKGLGKATDTSVRLRTAARVGSESSVLAEQLDALPDGYRPDAAVIVVGGNDVTHRVPVAESVRHLAEAVDRLHELGSRVVVGTCPDLGALRPVPQPLRSLGSRASRQLANAQREVALERGAYVVSLAHVVGPFFITNPDEMFSLDRFHPSAAGYRRTAKAMLPSVLRALGHAEDLPFGHHAPAF
- a CDS encoding PPOX class F420-dependent oxidoreductase; the protein is MARTIATNDKVDRDALLDFIRPRHRATLVTTRRDGRPQLSPVSCGVDEQGRLVVATYPSRAKVTNLRRSSAASALIHSDEWNGPWVQIDGVAEVIDMPDAVEPLVDYFRSISGDHPDWDEYRQAMRDQDKSLVRLTIERWGPVATGGFPPELAD
- a CDS encoding sulfatase, producing MKTSRGTARFAVALVALAAAIAAVPATPRVAAQAQAPGDRPNIVLITTDDQTLEDLYWMPQTRAALGGGGATFGQAISPHPLCCPARAEMVTGQYAQNNGVRSNSGPHGGFGALKEPGNSVASWLHDAGYATGFVGKYLNLYSERDGIQAGWDHWAPFTHGTYQAFDYTVYDDGALVEHHDDLHSNDFVTNRTVDLIGEYAGDQDPFFIWSSYVAPHGQCTDNLPLDTCAAPPTPATRHAGLYPGSRLPSLDKPSYNEQDVSDKPILIRKEKRKRAATLQRLFTQRIRSLASVDEGVAATVEALRAAGELDNTYLIFTSDNGYLLGEHRYTGKLLAYRESLRVPLLVRGPGIPPGVVRSNIASTVDLAPTLVEISGATPGRPMDGVSVLGAARAGAPLARTSLIQAGPFHRRGTIDWTFRGVHTGRYTFVRWNRTGFVELYDHARDPYELRNLAAVKKYARVRRELFRRTNLLSSCSGDACREDFGPLPRPGR
- the groL gene encoding chaperonin GroEL (60 kDa chaperone family; promotes refolding of misfolded polypeptides especially under stressful conditions; forms two stacked rings of heptamers to form a barrel-shaped 14mer; ends can be capped by GroES; misfolded proteins enter the barrel where they are refolded when GroES binds), which translates into the protein MSKLIAFNEEARRGLERGMNTLADAVKVTLGPKGRNVVLEKKWGAPTITNDGVSIAKEIELEDPFEKIGAELVKEVAKKTDDVAGDGTTTATVLAQAMVREGLRNVAAGANPMGLKRGIEAAVAAVTEQLLAMSTEIETREQIAATASISAGDSTVGDVIAEAMDKVGKEGVITVEESNTFGIDLELTEGMRFDKGYISAYFVTDPERMETVLEDPYVLIANSKVSNVKDLLPLLEKIMQSGKPLVIIAEDVDGEALSTLVVNKIRGTFKSVAVKAPGFGDRRKAMLQDIAILTGGQVISEEVGLKLENAGVELLGQARKVVITKDETTIVEGAGDTGQIEGRVNQIRAEIEKSDSDYDREKLQERLAKLAGGVAVIKVGAATEVELKERKHRIEDAVRNAKAAVEEGIVAGGGVALVQAAATAFDKLDLTGDEATGANIVRYATEAPLKQIAINAGLEGGVVAEKVRNLKPGHGLNAATGEYVDMLAEGINDPVKVTRSALQNAASIAALFLTTEAVVADKPEKAAPMGDPSGGMGGMDF